From Deinococcus sp. Marseille-Q6407, one genomic window encodes:
- the eno gene encoding phosphopyruvate hydratase has product MKIEKVIGREVLDSRGNPTVEAEVRLSCGAKGRAIVPSGASTGSHEALELRDGGDRYQGKGVQNAVKNVNEALGPAVVGLDADQQGEVDAALLALDGTPNKSKLGGNAILAVSLATARAAADALDVPLYRYLGGSNAKTLPVPMMNVINGGAHADNNVDFQEFMVMPVGAPSFREALRYGAETFHSLKKVLQARGYNTNVGDEGGFAPDLKSNEEALGVLLEAIEKAGYEPGKDIKIALDPAVTEIFKDGQYHLASENKTLGTADMIDFWEDWIGRYPIISIEDALAEDDWEGWEQLTARIGSRVQLVGDDLFVTNPERLQQGIDRNVGNAILVKVNQIGSLTESMDAIELAKRNRYATIISHRSGESEDAFIADLAVATNAGQIKTGSASRSDRIAKYNQLLRIESELGDRAVYLGQRAFNQKQ; this is encoded by the coding sequence ATGAAAATTGAAAAAGTGATCGGACGTGAAGTACTGGACTCGCGCGGTAATCCCACGGTGGAAGCCGAGGTGCGCCTGAGCTGTGGCGCCAAGGGCCGGGCCATCGTGCCCAGCGGCGCCAGCACCGGTTCGCACGAAGCGCTGGAGCTGCGTGATGGTGGTGACCGCTACCAGGGCAAAGGCGTGCAGAACGCCGTCAAGAACGTAAATGAGGCGCTGGGGCCGGCTGTGGTCGGTCTGGACGCCGACCAGCAGGGCGAGGTCGACGCGGCCCTGCTGGCGCTGGACGGCACCCCCAACAAGAGTAAACTGGGCGGTAATGCCATTCTGGCCGTGAGCCTGGCCACCGCCCGCGCCGCTGCCGACGCGCTGGACGTGCCGCTTTACCGCTACCTGGGCGGCAGCAATGCCAAGACCCTGCCGGTTCCGATGATGAACGTCATCAACGGTGGTGCCCACGCTGACAACAACGTGGACTTTCAGGAATTCATGGTGATGCCGGTGGGCGCGCCCAGCTTCCGTGAAGCGCTGCGCTACGGCGCCGAAACGTTCCACTCGCTGAAAAAAGTTCTGCAGGCCCGTGGTTACAACACCAACGTGGGCGATGAAGGCGGCTTTGCGCCCGACCTGAAGTCCAACGAGGAAGCCCTGGGCGTGCTGCTGGAAGCCATCGAAAAGGCTGGCTACGAACCCGGCAAGGACATCAAGATTGCGCTGGACCCGGCCGTTACCGAGATTTTCAAGGACGGTCAGTACCACCTGGCCAGCGAGAACAAGACCCTCGGCACCGCCGACATGATCGACTTCTGGGAAGACTGGATCGGCCGCTACCCCATCATCAGCATTGAGGACGCGCTGGCAGAAGACGACTGGGAAGGCTGGGAACAGCTGACCGCCCGCATCGGCAGCCGGGTGCAGCTGGTGGGCGACGACCTGTTCGTAACCAACCCCGAGCGCCTGCAGCAAGGTATTGACCGCAACGTGGGCAACGCCATCTTGGTCAAGGTGAACCAGATCGGTTCCCTGACCGAGAGCATGGACGCCATTGAGCTGGCCAAGCGCAACCGCTACGCCACCATCATCAGCCACCGCTCGGGCGAGTCGGAAGACGCCTTTATCGCCGACCTGGCCGTGGCGACCAACGCCGGCCAGATCAAGACCGGCTCGGCCAGCCGCTCGGACCGGATCGCCAAGTACAACCAGCTGCTGCGCATCGAAAGCGAGCTGGGCGACCGCGCGGTGTACCTGGGCCAGCGCGCTTTTAACCAGAAGCAGTAA
- a CDS encoding tRNA (adenine(22)-N(1))-methyltransferase TrmK — MTAPAFQPRLGPRLETVLSLIHADTHADIGTDHAGLPIRLVQTGRVRRCIGVELNAAPLELARRQVARAGLSERIELRQGDGLSPLEPGEVQSVSMTGLGAGTIAGVLERGRAAGKLPGRAVVQCNDSPLSLRRWAQDAGYWLEAETLVDGYWPYPVLAFTQAEGNDPAYADLPLEAALRFGPRLLHERCPLLRRVLADAYGRYAPAAAPGRPAERELVAVLAALEYLGWTVDEIQQ, encoded by the coding sequence TTGACCGCCCCGGCTTTTCAGCCCCGGCTGGGCCCCCGCCTGGAAACGGTGCTCTCTCTCATCCATGCGGACACCCACGCCGATATCGGCACCGACCACGCTGGGCTGCCCATCCGGCTGGTGCAGACGGGCCGGGTCAGGCGCTGTATTGGAGTAGAGCTGAACGCAGCGCCGCTGGAACTGGCGCGGCGGCAGGTGGCGCGGGCGGGCCTCAGCGAGCGGATCGAGCTACGCCAGGGTGATGGCCTCAGCCCGCTGGAACCGGGCGAGGTGCAGAGTGTCAGCATGACCGGGCTGGGGGCCGGGACCATTGCTGGGGTGCTGGAGCGCGGGCGAGCGGCGGGCAAGTTACCAGGCCGCGCCGTGGTGCAGTGCAACGACTCGCCACTGAGCCTGCGCCGCTGGGCCCAGGACGCCGGCTACTGGCTGGAGGCCGAGACGCTGGTGGACGGCTACTGGCCCTATCCGGTGCTGGCCTTCACCCAGGCTGAGGGCAACGACCCCGCCTACGCCGACCTGCCGCTGGAGGCCGCGCTGCGCTTTGGCCCCCGGCTGCTGCATGAGCGCTGCCCACTGCTACGCCGCGTGCTGGCCGACGCTTACGGCCGTTATGCCCCGGCCGCCGCTCCGGGCCGCCCGGCCGAGCGGGAACTGGTGGCGGTGCTGGCGGCGCTGGAATATCTGGGCTGGACGGTAGACGAGATCCAGCAATAA
- the pyk gene encoding pyruvate kinase, with protein sequence MKHAFGRATKIVATMGPASRNPDTLRRMIDAGMNVARINFSHGDREDHRATVELIREIAAEKGRAIGILQDLQGPKIRVARFEDEGGILLEPGDLFSITMDDVPGTRERVGTTYKQLAHDVQPGMTLLLDDGNLALQVLETSSTEVRTRVLVGGPLKNNKGINVPEADLSVPALSEKDVQDLEFGAELGVDWVALSFVRSRDDLLLARHYLNRAGSRAKLMAKIEKPQAVARFADILQEADGIMVARGDLGVEMRPEQVPPIQKDLIRQCREAGKPVITATQMLESMINAPRPTRAEASDVANAIYDGTDAVMLSAESAVGQYPVEAVAMMDRIAREVEQSDRYQALQQLSAPIDESQDAIAMSACSIGSRLEAAAIVAFTSSGGSSSRIAKYRPTLSILSLTPYEHVRNQQTLLWGVVPVLSDVPKDSDDMVRIAADMLARSGLAEQGDRFVITAGVPFGVRGTTNMLRVEKLRPLS encoded by the coding sequence ATGAAACACGCTTTTGGAAGAGCCACCAAAATTGTGGCCACGATGGGCCCGGCCAGCCGCAACCCGGACACCCTGCGGCGCATGATCGATGCCGGCATGAACGTGGCCCGCATCAACTTCAGCCATGGTGACCGCGAGGACCACCGCGCCACTGTGGAACTGATTCGTGAAATTGCCGCTGAAAAAGGCCGCGCCATAGGCATCCTGCAGGACCTGCAGGGTCCCAAGATCCGAGTGGCCCGCTTCGAGGACGAGGGCGGCATTCTGCTGGAACCCGGTGACCTGTTCAGCATCACCATGGACGACGTGCCCGGCACCCGCGAGCGGGTCGGCACCACCTACAAGCAGCTGGCGCACGACGTGCAGCCGGGCATGACCCTGTTGCTGGACGACGGCAACCTGGCCCTGCAGGTGCTGGAAACTTCCAGTACCGAAGTGCGTACCCGGGTGCTGGTGGGCGGCCCGCTGAAGAACAACAAAGGCATCAACGTGCCTGAAGCTGACCTGTCGGTGCCGGCGCTGAGTGAAAAGGACGTACAGGACCTGGAATTTGGCGCCGAGCTGGGCGTGGACTGGGTGGCCCTGAGCTTCGTGCGGTCGCGCGATGACCTGCTGCTGGCGCGGCATTACCTGAACCGCGCCGGCTCGCGCGCCAAGCTGATGGCCAAGATCGAAAAGCCGCAGGCGGTGGCCCGCTTTGCTGACATCCTGCAGGAGGCGGACGGCATCATGGTGGCCCGCGGCGATCTGGGCGTAGAAATGCGCCCTGAACAGGTGCCGCCCATCCAGAAAGACCTGATCCGGCAATGCCGCGAGGCCGGCAAGCCGGTGATCACGGCCACCCAGATGCTGGAAAGCATGATCAATGCGCCCCGCCCCACCCGCGCTGAAGCCAGCGACGTAGCCAACGCCATCTACGACGGCACCGACGCCGTGATGCTGAGTGCCGAGTCGGCAGTGGGGCAGTACCCGGTGGAAGCGGTGGCGATGATGGACCGCATCGCCCGCGAGGTGGAGCAGAGTGACCGCTATCAGGCCCTGCAGCAGCTCTCGGCGCCGATTGACGAGTCGCAGGACGCGATTGCCATGTCGGCCTGCTCGATCGGGTCGCGGCTGGAAGCGGCGGCCATTGTCGCCTTCACGTCGTCCGGCGGTTCGTCCAGCCGGATCGCCAAGTACCGCCCGACGCTGTCGATTCTGTCGCTGACCCCCTACGAGCATGTACGTAACCAGCAGACCCTGCTGTGGGGCGTGGTGCCGGTGCTGAGCGACGTTCCCAAGGATTCCGACGACATGGTGCGGATCGCCGCCGACATGCTGGCCCGCTCCGGCTTGGCCGAGCAGGGCGACCGCTTCGTGATTACGGCCGGGGTGCCGTTCGGAGTGCGCGGCACCACCAACATGCTGCGGGTAGAAAAACTGCGCCCGCTTTCCTGA
- a CDS encoding MOSC domain-containing protein → MLTMSQLRAFLPRPGHLDWIGLRPGRREPVQAVPEAEIHPLVGLVGDHGKLAPSRLRALVGEMSAPAPEHVSSPVRVERGKRQVTLLQAEHLPVIAALAGLDTATPEQLRRNLLVSGLPLLALKDRRFWVGGVLLEGTGECHPCSRMEETLGPGGYNAVRGHGGITARVIVGGLVRVGDMVRPWEGEVGP, encoded by the coding sequence ATGCTCACCATGTCACAGCTCCGCGCCTTTTTGCCGCGCCCCGGCCACCTGGACTGGATTGGCCTGCGTCCCGGCCGCCGCGAGCCGGTGCAGGCCGTCCCGGAAGCCGAGATTCACCCGCTGGTGGGCCTGGTGGGCGATCACGGCAAGCTGGCGCCATCCCGGCTGCGGGCGCTGGTGGGGGAGATGTCTGCACCTGCTCCCGAGCACGTTTCCTCGCCAGTGCGGGTGGAGCGCGGCAAGCGGCAGGTGACGCTGCTTCAGGCCGAACACCTGCCGGTGATCGCGGCGCTGGCCGGCCTGGACACTGCCACGCCCGAGCAGCTGCGCCGCAACCTGCTGGTGAGCGGGCTGCCGCTGCTGGCCCTCAAGGACCGGCGGTTCTGGGTGGGCGGCGTGCTGCTGGAAGGCACCGGCGAGTGCCACCCCTGCTCGCGGATGGAGGAGACGCTGGGTCCGGGCGGCTACAACGCGGTGCGCGGGCACGGCGGCATCACGGCGCGGGTGATTGTGGGCGGCCTGGTTCGGGTGGGCGACATGGTGCGGCCCTGGGAAGGCGAGGTGGGCCCGTGA
- a CDS encoding NUDIX domain-containing protein → MIRLPTIEHVPGLAERLAADVVCAERVTVKAVVQRGGQLWLLHSLVWDCYKFPGGGVEGSESYADTLARELREEAGAELRGVGPQLLTVTELSAAQEKEADVFRMTSHYYACELGTNWRAPQPEAYEQALGLVPVWVTPGTAAQANALALARPGAPRWLRRELKVLRALAGQL, encoded by the coding sequence GTGATTCGGCTGCCTACCATTGAGCATGTTCCTGGCTTGGCAGAGCGATTAGCAGCAGACGTAGTGTGCGCCGAGCGGGTGACTGTCAAGGCGGTGGTGCAGCGTGGAGGGCAGCTGTGGTTGCTGCATTCGCTGGTGTGGGACTGCTACAAATTCCCGGGTGGTGGTGTAGAGGGCAGTGAAAGCTACGCCGATACCTTGGCCCGCGAGCTGCGCGAGGAAGCGGGGGCCGAGTTACGTGGGGTGGGACCACAGTTGCTGACCGTGACCGAGTTATCGGCGGCGCAGGAGAAAGAGGCGGACGTGTTCCGAATGACTTCCCACTACTACGCCTGCGAACTCGGCACGAATTGGCGCGCGCCCCAGCCAGAAGCCTATGAGCAGGCGTTGGGCCTCGTGCCGGTCTGGGTGACGCCAGGGACAGCCGCTCAAGCGAACGCGCTGGCTCTGGCGCGGCCCGGTGCGCCCCGCTGGCTAAGGCGTGAGCTGAAAGTGCTACGGGCACTGGCAGGCCAGCTTTGA
- the tyrS gene encoding tyrosine--tRNA ligase, whose protein sequence is MTETETEIRRNLPVDEQLDILKRGVVDLVSEDDLRAKLQRSLETGQPLRVKLGADPTRPDLHLGHAVILRKMRQFQDLGHKVIMVIGDFTATIGDPSGKSKTRPPLTIEEARANAESYLEQCRLILRSEPEVLEIRSNGEWLEQMGYRDIIQLAAKYTVARILERDDFSKRLAAGTPISMHELLYPLTQGYDSVALHSDVELGGTDQLFNNLVGRALQRDYGQEPQVVMTLPLLVGLDGTEKMSKSLDNYIGISEEPHAIFAGLMKVPDPLLDGYFTLLTDLPRERIDEVLAGHPVEAHRTLAREVLGWLAPGADVDAAEERFRSVAKGGVPDDLPEVSVPAEELNAEGRISMARLVVLAGLEPSNGAARKLIGNHGLKLAGEAYSDPQGWVDRAELMAPEGLILQKGKDKFARLRLS, encoded by the coding sequence ATGACTGAAACTGAGACTGAGATTCGCAGAAATCTGCCGGTAGACGAACAGCTCGATATTCTCAAACGCGGTGTGGTGGACCTGGTGTCCGAAGACGACCTGCGCGCCAAGCTCCAGCGCAGCCTCGAAACCGGCCAGCCGCTGCGCGTCAAGCTGGGCGCTGACCCCACCCGCCCCGACCTGCACCTCGGGCACGCGGTGATTCTGCGCAAGATGCGGCAGTTTCAGGACCTCGGCCACAAGGTCATCATGGTGATCGGGGACTTTACCGCCACCATCGGCGACCCCAGCGGCAAATCCAAAACTCGCCCGCCGCTGACCATTGAAGAAGCCCGTGCCAACGCCGAGAGCTACCTTGAACAGTGCCGGCTGATCCTGCGGTCCGAGCCGGAAGTGCTGGAAATCCGCTCCAACGGCGAATGGCTGGAGCAGATGGGCTACCGCGACATCATTCAGCTGGCCGCCAAATACACCGTGGCCCGCATTCTGGAGCGCGACGACTTTAGCAAGCGCCTGGCCGCCGGCACGCCTATCTCCATGCACGAGCTGCTCTACCCGCTCACCCAGGGCTACGACTCGGTGGCGCTGCACTCGGACGTGGAACTGGGCGGCACCGACCAGCTGTTCAACAACCTGGTGGGCCGCGCCCTGCAGCGCGACTATGGCCAGGAGCCGCAGGTGGTGATGACCTTGCCGCTGCTGGTGGGCCTGGACGGCACCGAGAAGATGTCCAAGAGCCTGGACAACTACATCGGCATCAGCGAAGAGCCGCACGCCATCTTCGCCGGTCTGATGAAAGTGCCCGATCCCTTGCTGGACGGCTACTTCACCCTGCTGACCGATCTGCCGCGTGAGCGCATCGACGAGGTGCTGGCCGGGCACCCGGTCGAAGCCCACCGCACGCTGGCCCGCGAGGTCTTGGGCTGGCTGGCCCCCGGCGCCGACGTGGACGCCGCCGAAGAGCGTTTCCGCAGCGTGGCGAAAGGCGGCGTCCCCGACGACCTGCCGGAAGTGAGCGTGCCCGCCGAGGAACTGAACGCCGAAGGCCGGATCAGCATGGCCCGCCTGGTGGTGCTGGCCGGACTGGAACCCAGCAACGGCGCCGCCCGCAAGCTGATCGGCAACCACGGCCTGAAGCTGGCCGGCGAGGCCTACAGCGACCCCCAGGGCTGGGTGGACCGCGCCGAGCTAATGGCCCCGGAAGGCCTGATTCTGCAAAAAGGCAAAGACAAGTTTGCCCGCCTGCGCCTGAGCTGA